In Salvia hispanica cultivar TCC Black 2014 unplaced genomic scaffold, UniMelb_Shisp_WGS_1.0 HiC_scaffold_1351, whole genome shotgun sequence, a genomic segment contains:
- the LOC125198299 gene encoding receptor-like protein 9DC3 has translation MWVAANSNIENPFQKLQVLDVSHNAFVGTLPDRYFRNFRGMIDANEKQTGEENFFLRYIELTLTLKGIDQLLKRLLYIFTTIDLSSNNFSGSIPPSIGDLKSLKYLNLSHNILTGHIPSSLGGMSELESLDLSSNKLDGKIPREFASMTFLAKLNLSMNNLEGQIPLSTQLSTFGNESYVGNVGLCGFPLTQNCGRGDKKQLFPQEEGDDDDAYVFVNGFGWQSVVTGYGCGFVVGIGIGYMVIRSGRPRWLLEFFFGVGYNNSKMKRRNRAKATTRRR, from the coding sequence GTGGCTGCAAACTCAAACATTGAGAATCCGTTTCAAAAGTTGCAAGTCTTGGACGTATCACATAACGCATTTGTCGGCACTCTACCCGATAGATATTTCAGAAACTTTCGAGGTATGATAGATGCCAATGAAAAGCAGACCGGTGAGGAAAATTTCTTTCTAAGATATATAGAGTTGACGCTAACTTTGAAAGGAATAGATCAGTTATTGAAGCGGCTACTGTATATCTTTACAACTATTGACTTATCCTCCAACAATTTCTCTGGGAGCATTCCACCTTCTATAGGGGATCTTAAGTCTCTTAAATACTTGAATCTGTCTCACAATATCCTCACTGGACATATACCCTCGTCACTTGGAGGCATGAGTGAGCTTGAGTCATTGGACTTGTCTTCAAACAAATTGGATGGAAAAATTCCGAGGGAATTTGCGAGTATGACATTTCTTGCGAAGTTAAACCTTTCAATGAATAATCTCGAGGGACAAATACCACTATCTACTCAACTCTCAACATTTGGGAATGAATCATATGTGGGAAATGTAGGATTATGTGGATTTCCATTGACTCAAAACTGTGGGAGGGGTGACAAAAAACAACTGTTTCCTCAAGAAGAAggcgatgatgatgatgcttATGTATTCGTAAATGGATTTGGTTGGCAAAGTGTTGTGACAGGGTATGGATGTGGATTTGTagttggaattggaattggttACATGGTTATAAGAAGCGGAAGGCCAAGATGGTTATTGGAATTCTTTTTTGGCGTTggatataataatagtaagaTGAAGAGAAGAAATAGAGCAAAAGCAACAACAAGGAGAAGGTGA